The genomic region CCTGTTCGTCGTTGTCGAGGGCGACCGAATGCAGGCACAGCGTGAGGCCCACACCATCGAACAGGAGATCGCCGACGAGGAATTTGACGGCGATCGGTACGAGGCCCATATCGTCGTCGAACCCCGCGAGTCGGCCGCGAACCACGACCAGATCGGCAACATTCTTGCCGAAGGGCTGACGCTCCGAGAGTCGCCAGCACTCAACGCGATAAAACAGGAGGTGTTTGGAAATGGGTCTGAATGAAGTCGTCGCCGCACTCGAACACGCCGAACAGTTGCTAGAGGATGACCAAACCGGGCCGGCACAGGACTCGCTCTCCTGGCAGCGGGCTGACGACGACGCTGACATCCAACTCGGGAAGGCCTGTGCCATGCTGGGGACGTGCCGGCAGCTTCGGCAGGGAACGAACAACTACGTGAGCATCGTCGAACTGTCGTTCAACGCCATCGAGCGCTCGTTCCAGTTCTACCTTGTAGAGATGACGGCGGCGGAGTCAGCAGATTACATTAAACACGAGGAAGTATTCGACGACATCGCAGTGCGAAACGTCTTCTCCGACGAGGACGTCGCTGGTCGGATCGAAGCCTTCCGCTCGGAACATCGGGCACGCTTCTACTATGACATCGACCGGCCCGGTCGAGACTTCGCCATGGCAATGCACGACTTGGCGGAAGAAATCCACCAATATCTTGTGGAGTTTGCTGACGCTCACTCCCGGTGCAGCTGCGACGATCGAAAATGAATCCGTAAAGGAATTCTCTCAATTCAGGTAAAGAACCTCGGGGTAAATCCCCAAGGCACTCGCCTTACCTATCTGTAGAGGCGATGGATAGCTCTCTATACTGGCCGATGTACATCATGAACAGAGTGAGTGACTGTGTTTCTTCCCCAGGTGATCGGATCGTAGATCACCCTATCGAGATAGGACTTCTGGACACACACTGCCGCTGTTTGGAACCGGTAACAATCTAGGGTATCATCGCTCACCGTGAGGACGCCCCGCAAAAACTTCGCCACTCGTCTGTGCCTGCCGGTGCTGGGTACGAATGTCTGGTTGGTCGTCGGCTTCGGTGCTTGGAGACTGTTCGTCGACGGACTGCTGTTCGGTACTCATGTTCGGGAAACCCCTCACTCTCTCGGGGGGACACAAAATTGAGGGGTAGTACCGTCACCAGACTGGCCGGTACAATATTTCAACTACATTTTGACGAAAACGTCTGGATGCTCGACCTGATACAGAGATGTAACGAAGCGGTTTCGTCTGTCGACAAAACGGTTGATTGGGCTGTTGGTGGCTCTTGAAAACGAATCTTGACTCATTGCATATATCTTGTTCTCATAACGTACAAGCATAACCCAACAGCTATTGCTGAAATATATAACATTGCCAATGCTGTCTCACCAACATATATCAGACCAGCTATCATTAGCAAAGAAAAGGAATAAGCGGACATTTCCGACCACGAAACTTGATACGCTGTCATACTCTTGGATAAGAGAATCTCTGATTACGCGACAGTGTCATTAAATAACGAAATTCTGTCGCATGTTGATTATGTATCCTAACGATCAATTTGTATTTCATACCGACTTAGTGTTTCCGGAAATATATGCGTTTACAATCACATTACTTCTACAAATATCGACAGACTCCAGACGGGTACATTGTGTCTGAAGAAATGTATTTACGCATAGTAGCTGAAAAGATGATGAAATCACGAATGAATATATTCAACTAGATACTTCTCGCTCGTATTCGATTTCGACGACGGCATTGGTGCAACCTAGAACACAACAGCAAACACGAGGACGGCTCTGTGGGCCAGAGTCTGGCGGCCGAAGCGCTCAAATCCGTCGTCGGCAAAGACAGTCGGCACAGTCGTTGGCGGCGCTGCAGGCTGGGCCACCCAGAAAGGCGTCGAGCGATACGGCGGCGGTCTCGCCAAGCGCCTGCCCGACGGCGTCCGCACTCGATTCAACGACACTGTCGATACCGTCACCACCAAAGCTGATATGTGGGCCAGTGACGTCAAAATTGGATACGATGCCGTTACCGGTGGAGTCCAATCTGGTGGTGCTGGTGACGGGAACGCCGACAAAACCACGAAATTCGAATGAATATGGATACTAACATCATCGGTCATGACGAGGAGGATTGTGGTGTGGAAGTGTTTGACGAACGGGGGAACCGCCATGCAGTGACCATGTCCTGGGACGGGCAAGTGTGGGAACACGGAACTGGCGACTATCCACACAAACGCGAAGACCGAACAGACGAAGAACAACGAATAATGACCCAGGTCGAGGCTCGAGCACGGTTCGCCGCCCAACAGGAGTTCCCGGACGCGGATATCCTGAGCCCGATGTGGCGGCCAGACCACATCAAGGCCGGCATCGAAGCGTTCAGCAACTATCCCATGGAAGAGTTCCTCAACGACTTCCGGGAGTACTACGACGCCCTTCGAGACCCGATGCAGTACATCGACGATAGTCCCGTCAACGAAGAGTCTATCATCATCAATGTGATAGTGCACTTCAATGACGGCGAGGTACTCGACGTTTCAGATGTGGGTATCCACTACAAACTCACCGACGGCAGCGAACATCGCACTGGCCCACTGCCATCCTATCCCAACAAGGAACTCATCTTCGCGATGCCGGAACTGGAATTCGCCGATGGGTTCGATTACGAAGAGGAATTCGCCGACGTGATTATGTCACACTTGATGGCCCAGATACGGGACATCTACCTCAACATGGGCGAAGACCCACCAGCCGAATACCGGGTCGAAGGCATCGGGAAACTCAACATCGTCGGCGACGGCATTGGCGCGACCTAGAACTCTGACACAATCGCAGTCCTCCGTGGCTCTGAGCCAAAGTCGGCGACCGTTACGACGACTCCCAGTCAGGGTCATCCGTGACCGACAACACGGCCCAGGACCTCTCAGCCACGTCGGCAGTGGCTCCGAGAGGCGGTGCGGGCGAGGGAATCACCAGAGGCTCCGAATACCTGTATCCAGATGACCACACAGAGTCACGGAAACTGACTAGCATCCTTTATGCGGCAGACGTAGCACAATGGTGCCGGAACTCCTCCTTCCCGACTTGATCGGATTCGGTTCTGGAGGGAACGGAGGGCGGTCATTCAGAGTCGTTATTTTTTATCGACACATATCCATCTGCCTGTTGCTTTCTAGTGGCTGGTCGTCTCATGAGCCGGTGTACTGACCCCCAGTGACCACGAATCGAATGAGAGTTCGTGTGTAAATCAACCTATCAAGATGGGATACGTCGACAGAGACATTCACTGACTATCTGGGAACTCATTGCCCACCACGGGAACGACCCGCAAAAACTTCGCCACTCGTCTGTGCTCGTTGGTGCTGGGAACGAATGTCCGGTCGGTCGTCGGCTTTGGTGCTTGGAGACTGTTCGTCGACGGACTGCTGTTCAGTGCTCATGTTCGGGAAACCCCTCGCCCTCTCGGGGGGACACAAAATACGGGCGAGTACGCGGCCGACGGGGACTCAGGCCTCAGCGACGTCCCGGACAGAGAGATGACCGCTGGAACAGACGCCGGCGTGACGCCCGACAGCCATGCAGGGCCCGTACGCTCCGTCGACAGACGCGATGCGCTCGGCGTCGAAGATCGGCGCGTCGCACTCGTCGGTTCTGCAGGTCATATACTGAGACGAGTCACTAGACATCACGCATCGCCCTCCATCGCTTGGTGACGGAGCTCACTTTCGTCTGGTAGATCCCAGCCGTGGTACTCGCGAGCGATGTGGCGGGCTCGCCTAACGTTGCCCACGACGCCGGCTGCTAGAGACTGATGCGCCTCAACGCGCTCTTTCACGTATGCAGGATGGTTGCGTGTGTACGTGCCAAAGCCGAGGCTGTCTGGCCCGCTCTGAGCTCTATGAACACTGAGTCGATATATACAAGAGTCTGTATTTGATATTAAAATGTAACATTTCATGCAGTGATTCATTTATGTCGAAACCTAATGTCAAATCTGTAGCTAAAGACGTCGCGATACTCGCAGTAGGCACATTCATCACCGGCGTTATTCTGGAGTTTCGAAATATCTCAACCCTTGACCTTGGAGTATATACTGTGGGGTGTCTAGTGATTCTTGCGTCCTCTTGGTTGATCTATCCCGGATCCGGTGAGGACCACACACTATACGATGGGCAACGGTTAAAATCGTATATTTTGACTGTTGTTGGAGTGTTTTTACTCACTCTTGCGATCCCTAAAGGGTGACAGCGCGGACACCGACCAGTATCAATAGTGGCTGCAACAGGCCGGTTGGAACCCCCGGAGATGCGCGGAACTACTATGAAATCAGTATCAAAATATATGCCTCGGTTTTAGATATAGCGGCAACATAGGCTGGTACATACCCTGAATTAGTTCAGACATCCTGTTAAGCGCCGTGTTGATAGCGGTCTCTGAACCGTGGTGAAGCTATGCTGGTCTTGAATCCACCACTGTCAGCAGCTCACAAGACGAATCAAATTGCGACCGAACACGAAGATCCCGCTATTCAACACAGCAGATTTCCTCGGCTTCGTCCTTCTAACCCGTGATAACCACCGATTAGATCGCTATTCAACGCAGCAGGTTAATCGGTGATGGGGTCGATTATAATACCGTATACATATGCGAATATCGCTACCCCACCGATGAGATACTGGTGAGCGAATGGATATGCCACTGGCGCTTGATATGTGGGCCACATAGCCCAGATGATGACACCGACTCCAGCGCCAGTAAGTGCGCTCCAGACAGTATATGGAATCTGTTGTTTAGATGGGATTTTGTGCCAGCCGACATCCCATCCCATGAATAGTACTTCGACAATTGCTGCGAAGAGGAAGTGCCAGCTCAGTGCTAAGATAGTTAGTAGGATACCACGGGGTCTGATCCCGTTTGAGACGGCATAGTAACCTCCCTCAGACAGTAGATAGCCAGGCATGATAGGCTCGAACCATGGGAAGTGAACGACTAGACCGATAACCATCATCGAGACTAACGTAGTTCCTGTTGGGACCTCTCTGCCCCCTATGAGTCTTGTGTATGTGTAGGCCAGAGCGAGAGATGGACCAATCAAGACGAAATAGAATTTGAATGATCCATAGTATAGTAGATGGAAGGACTGGGAAGCCATGTAAACCGGCGTGTGCAGTGCTAGTAGAAAGAAGACACCGCCGGGGAGCCACGTCAGGGTCGGTGAGATATTCAGCCATTCGTCAACAGTTGGGATATCTTGGTCCTTATTTGGATATCGACTCACTGCAAGAACACTCATCAGCCCCCCTGACCCAGCGGCTGCAACTAGAGTGGCTGTTGGTACTGAAAGGTCTGTCACTACACTTTGGACAGTAATCGGTGCTGCGACTCCTCCTAGAATAGATAAAAAGACTCGGGGGAGACGGAGAAATCGCCAGAGGACTTTTATTTTCCGAAACGTTCCTGTGATAGCTAGTACCGATGGGATAGTGAACGACAAACGTAGCGATATGTCCGGTTCAATGACTCTTGATGCAGCAGTTGAATCACTCAGCGCGTTGTACTGCCCCCTACTGAGAAACGCAGTAGCGATACAGCCAACTATAACTGCAAAGAGATGGAGAATCCTTGACCGACTAGGAGGTCGTTTTGGAAACGCTTTGACGCCAAGGTAGCCCCCTCCCCTGAAGCCATAAAATGGCTCCCAGCTTGTGAACTCTTCCCAAGCCTGTTGATGTATCTTTGTCCTGTCGTCAACAGTCTTCTCACCAGATTCTGTTTCCGCTTTCGTCTCAGAGCTGGTTTGCTTTCGTTGATGCTGTTCTTTGTCACTCGCAGACTCTTGGTTACCCGTTGAGCTACCTGCTCTGTTAGTACGCCAGTCGTTACTGACTTCCCGATTACGTGTCTGGCCGTGGGTTTCGTTTTGCCAGCTTGACTGGGTGGCTTGCGATTTACTCTCCGTCCTTGACTCCGATCGAGAGTTTGGTGACGAGTTGTGAGCGTCCGTAGCGTTACCGGTGGGGCTGGTTGACTGGGTATTGCCACCCTGAGTTGTGGATGAGTTGGATTGTGATGATTTGGATGTTTCAGCGGCGAGAAGAACCTTGCGTGCTTTTTTCACTTCCAGAAACTTCTTGCGAGCGTTTGGCAGATCTGACGTATCCGGGTGGTATTCTTTTGATTTCTCCCTGAATGCCTTTTGGATATCGTCGTCATCGAGATACCTATTCTGCGGGAGGTCAAGTACGTTACGCGCTGTATTACTGTCCATCGATAGCTATCGGTGAAGAGCGGGAAGGTCAGGATTCGTGCCCCCGAGCGTCTCTTCTTCTCTATTAAATCGAGTTTCGATTTCGGTCGTGTCCGATACATCTGCATCAAGTGAAACGGCAGTGAAAGTGATAATTCCGTCAGAATCGATCTCCATAGTGGCACGCTGGCTGTACTCGTCTAATTCTTTCGGCGGGTACGGGCCAAGAACGAGTTCGCCGATTTCGTCGTTTCCTTCGAGTGTCCCTTCGTCCCCCTGGTAGATTGTGAACCTCGTTTTAGTTTGGTGTGCTCGAACAGGGGTGACGTTGATTTCAGCACGTGCTGGGATTGACTCCCCGCTTTGTATGAGCGGTTGGAAGTAGGTATCGTTCGTTTTTGGCTCCTGAAGCTCAACGCCAAGTGTCCGGGGCAGTGCATCAATAAGGATTGGGTTTGAACCCTCGTTGATAGCGGCTTCCCCTTGGGATACTTCGGTAGATGGAACAATATTTGTGGTAGAAACTGCTGGAACTTCGATGTCATTCAAGATGGCTGCCTGTGTAGCGGCCCCTAACGCAACGATCTGGTCTGGGTTGAGGTCTGTCCGAGGCTCCTGCCCGAAGAACTGCTCGACGGCAGACCTGATGGCGGGTATCCGAGTAGCTCCGCCAACCAAGAGGACGTCGTCGAATTGACTGGGGGTGAGTCCAAGGTCGTTGAGGAATCCGTTCATGATGTCGATTGTTTCTTGAGTTGGGCCGGCAGTGATCTCAGCAAATTCTCCCCGGGTTATGTTCAACTCATAATCAATGGTGTCCCCATTCTGAAGTTCAAGGAAGGGGAGTTGATGAATTGCCGATGTTCGGCTCGATAACTCGTGTTTGACTTCTTTCGCTGCTCCGAATAGTCGCTGATTAACCTTCGGATTATTAAGAGCAGGAGGACTCCCGTATTCGTCTGCAATGGTATCAGCAACCCAATTAACTATGAGACTATCGTAGTCGTCGCCCCCAAGATCAGTCGCTCCGTCGACGCCTAAAGTTTCAATGACACCGTCATCGATCTTCACGGCCGAGCAGTCGAAGGTGCCACCGCCAAGGTCGTAAACGAGGACCCGCTTTCCGGCTGTAGATTGGAGTCCATAGGCGAGACAGGCGGCTGTCGGCTCTGGAAGCACGCGGTCGACATCGATCCCAGCAATTTCCCCGGCTCGTTTGGTAGCGCGGCGCTGTGCATCTGAAAAATATGCTGGGACGGTAATGACGGCGTTAGAGAGGGGTCGATTCAGTTCATTTCCGGCGTCTTCAATGAGTTTCTTGAGGATGAGGCCACTGATTTCTTCGGGATGATATTGATCTGGTCCAAGTGAGAACGTTTCGTCTGTCCCCATGTGGCGCTTGACTGATTTGACCGTCTTCTCAGGATGGTGAATGGCTCGATTATCGGCCTGCCTGCCGGCAAACACACTCTGGGAGTCTTGATCGTAGCTGACGACTGAGGGCGTTTTCTTGTCTCCACGCGCATTTGGGACAACCTCAAATCCGCCGTCGGAGACGGTTGCGACGACACTGTTGGTAGTGCCGAGGTCAATCCCGATTGGAAGATTGGATAGTGTCATTATAACAAGGATGCTACATTAACACTGCATTATCTTGAGTGGTTTTCATGTATATGTCGTATTATCATTTTATACGAAAAATATTTTGCTCTACTTCTTACGTCTGCTATCAATTATAAGATCTAGATTGTAGATCCGGATTTATTACGAGTAGTGTCCGCTATGTCTTATTTTAACGTTTCCATCTTATTTCAGTTAGAAAAACTGGTAGCTGCGATCTATAAATTTAGCACTTAGAAATCGTGAGTGTAGTGTTAATAATGGCCGCGCCAAGATTATCATATTAGATATTATCTCGGAACATGGCAAACATTTATTGTAACTACAGTTCTATAAATAGCAAGTATAAAAATGAGTGAGCAAGTCGATCCCGTCTCATTCAGCTATCAAAAGAACACGTTGGAAGCGAAGCCCCAATTCTCTAAAGTTCTTAATTACATAACCGAAGGTGAGCAGTTCAGTCAGACAATAATCCAACTGGGTATACTTACCGAACAGCTGTATACTTTAGAGAAATATATGGTTCTTGAAACAAATAATCGCACGACTACAAACGATGATTTCAGGCTTGAAACGAAGCGGGATGATGAGCTAATAAAAAGAGAAGCAACAAAGATAGAACGCTCTTGTGAAGCACGTTGTTGATTTTCAGAGGACGGCGTTGAGAGCAAGTTTGAGCGCTTCTTCACCTGGTTTTCTGTAGAGTTCGCGGCGGAGCTGAAAGGCTCTAAGATACGGCGTTAGCTTGTCTTTTGACACTCCTCGGTGGGGCGAGAGCCACCGTCGCGTCAGCGACGCGTGGCTCTCGCAGGTGTTGACGTGGATGTCGCCGTCAGCGTATTCTCCGTCGCCGTGGACGACGTATTTGCGGGTGAATGCGTCGTCTTCTTCGAGCGGTTCGTACGCCCGAAATCCGTCTGTGTAGACAGTCAGTGACTCCTCGTCGTGATTTTCGAGCAGGAGTCGAATTGTCGATTCGTCGGCGGATTTCGCTGGCACGACGTACCGATCGTCCGAGCCACGATCGACCAACGTAAACACCGGCGGCTTATCGCCGGCGTACGATCCTCGCCCACGCGTGGACAGGCCACGCGAGCGCGACTCTCGGTCGCGCTCGCGGCCTTTCTTCCCAGCAGAGACGTACACTTCGTCGATTTCGACCGGCCCAGACAGCGTGATCGAAGGCGCGTCGAGCGCCTTGGCGAAGCGCTCGACGCGCAGTCTCACTGTTCTGTACGAAAGATTGAGTTCGGCCTCAATCTGCCGAATGCTCGTGTTAAACCGTAAGAACACGTAAATCGTAAAGTACCACTCTTTGAGCTTTAGTTTCGAGTGAGCGAAGATCGTGTCGGTCTTGTCGTTGAACGTCCGACCGCAATTCTTACACAAATACCGCTGATACACCCGATAGCTGCCGTTTCTGACCGTCAGGTCAGAACGGCAGCGGGGGCACTCAACGCCATCACGCCAGCGAACCTGTTGGAGCAGGTCCGCTGCAGCCGATTCCGACACGAACCGGCGTAGTGGGAACATATCGGGCACCGCTGGCGCGGTGCCCTTGCCCTCTTCGACTTTCAGCTGCAGCTCTCGCTATCAACAATCTACCTCGCAAGAGCGAAGATAGAAAGAACAGTATTGGGGGAAGCTCGTCATGTTGAGATCAATATGAGTGAGTATTCTGAGCGCACGTTGCACGCGGTACAGTGGCTCCTATCGAAACTAAGCCAGGATTTTGATGATAGGAGAAAAGAGGCAATTGGAACGTTTTGTGCGGAGACCGGTCTCAACGGAATCTTTGAAGAGCCTGAGCGGAACGAACAATCGCGATCTACAAACAGTGAGCCCCTCCAATCGCATCTCTACAATAATCAAAAGATGCCACACGTAGGGCAGCTATAGATGGCGATGAGGAAGATAGATATCGTCTCACGAGTTCCACAGATCGACTCAATCATATGTTTTTGCGAACCCCACAGTACCGAGTACGGTAATAAAGTCTATGTCACCTGCCCATACAGAGCTAAAGGCGCACTCAAAGATTTGGACTGGAGTGAGACTCACAGACAATGGGATTCCGAAGATGAAATGTGGCAGATTGATCTGAGCGGACTTGCATATGCAGCCGAAACCCTCGCAAAAAAGGGGTACAACTTGGCTGTTACAGAGGATGTAGCAGCAGAAGTCTTGGATGAGCCAGACCCGGAGATTGAATTCGGATAGGTGCTAAGATAAGAGAACGATCGCGGAGTAGCGCCTATTTTCCCACACCACACCTTTTATCGACGGAATTTGCTGAAATCCAGTAGAGTAGCGACTGGCCCACGATATAAACCGGCTCCGGCAAGAGATCCACTTGCATTGATTTGAACTCAACCAGATCTAACCGCTGATTCTCGGATCAATTCACCAGTCAAGAAGGATACTGAGTTTGTGAAGCATTTCACAGCCTGTTAGTCGCTTGGAGGTAATCAAGCGTAACTCACCACACTACTAGTGCTCTCCTGTACTCACTGTAGTCATATCTAGTCTTACTGGAATTCGTACGGTAATGAAATAGCATTTTTTATACATTTCATGGCAACTTTTTACCGTGTATATATAGACGTATTACTGTGGATTTCATACCGACCGAAGTCGATACAGGGCAGAGAGGTAGTGAGGCTGAGTTGCCGGTCTGGGATGCAATCAAAAGCGCGTTCGGAGCGGACGATCTGGGTATAGCCTACTACAAGTATCCAGTCATCGACAAGAGCGGTGAGGACTATGTTCGAGAACCTGATTTTGTGGTTCTGCATCAAGAGCTGGGGCTCATTGTTATCGAGTGTAAAGGCTACCAGATTGACCACATTGATACAATCCAAGGACAGGTATGGAATCTCCAGGGACTAACCCAGTCGAAGGCGAAACCTCATCCACAAGCCCGGGATCAGGCGTTTAAGATTCGGTCGTATTTCGCTCGGGAAAGCGAACTCACTGACGAGATGGGCCGGTGTAAGATTCCAGTGAACGTGTTCATTGCGCTCCCCAACATCTCGCGTGAGGAGTGGACCGAATGCGGGTATGATGAACTCCCGTCGACACCGCGGGTACTCACCTCAGACGACCTTTCACCCCAGTCACTTCGTGACCAGTTAAACAAGACACCGAAGATGGAGGCACTCTCCAGTGAGGAATTCCGTGCTGCTCGGTCAGTCCTCGGTGGTGGAACCGTCATCGGCAACGAGGGAACTGCTGCACCACCAGATCCAACTACCAAAGGAGAGTTCTATGATACAGTTGAACAGCGCCTCCCGAAGCTTGATCAAAAACAGGAGGAGATCGGGATTCAGATTCCCCCTGGCCCTCAGCGAATCCGGGGTATTGCAGGCTCTGGCAAAACCATTCTGATGGCGATGAAGGCAGCCCGGATGCACGCAAAACATCCAGAGTGGGATATTGCGGTCACGTTTATGACCAAGAGTCTCTATCCCCAGATCCAGAGTCTTATTTCTCGCTTCTACTGGCATTTCGCAGAGGAAGAGCCAAACTGGAACAAATTGCGACTGCTCCACGGCTGGGGTGGCCACACAGTGCTTGATGGGATGTACTATGTTCTTTCACAGAACACGCAAACACACGAATTCCTCAACGTCGGCGACGCTCGTGCTCGGTTTGGCCGATTCGAAAAAACACCGGACTTGCTTGATTCCTGCTGTGGCTCTCTTATCGAATCGGGAGAAGTCCCCACGATGTTCGATGCGGTCTTGA from Haloarcula hispanica ATCC 33960 harbors:
- a CDS encoding DnaJ domain-containing protein, whose protein sequence is MDSNTARNVLDLPQNRYLDDDDIQKAFREKSKEYHPDTSDLPNARKKFLEVKKARKVLLAAETSKSSQSNSSTTQGGNTQSTSPTGNATDAHNSSPNSRSESRTESKSQATQSSWQNETHGQTRNREVSNDWRTNRAGSSTGNQESASDKEQHQRKQTSSETKAETESGEKTVDDRTKIHQQAWEEFTSWEPFYGFRGGGYLGVKAFPKRPPSRSRILHLFAVIVGCIATAFLSRGQYNALSDSTAASRVIEPDISLRLSFTIPSVLAITGTFRKIKVLWRFLRLPRVFLSILGGVAAPITVQSVVTDLSVPTATLVAAAGSGGLMSVLAVSRYPNKDQDIPTVDEWLNISPTLTWLPGGVFFLLALHTPVYMASQSFHLLYYGSFKFYFVLIGPSLALAYTYTRLIGGREVPTGTTLVSMMVIGLVVHFPWFEPIMPGYLLSEGGYYAVSNGIRPRGILLTILALSWHFLFAAIVEVLFMGWDVGWHKIPSKQQIPYTVWSALTGAGVGVIIWAMWPTYQAPVAYPFAHQYLIGGVAIFAYVYGIIIDPITD
- a CDS encoding Hsp70 family protein, whose amino-acid sequence is MTLSNLPIGIDLGTTNSVVATVSDGGFEVVPNARGDKKTPSVVSYDQDSQSVFAGRQADNRAIHHPEKTVKSVKRHMGTDETFSLGPDQYHPEEISGLILKKLIEDAGNELNRPLSNAVITVPAYFSDAQRRATKRAGEIAGIDVDRVLPEPTAACLAYGLQSTAGKRVLVYDLGGGTFDCSAVKIDDGVIETLGVDGATDLGGDDYDSLIVNWVADTIADEYGSPPALNNPKVNQRLFGAAKEVKHELSSRTSAIHQLPFLELQNGDTIDYELNITRGEFAEITAGPTQETIDIMNGFLNDLGLTPSQFDDVLLVGGATRIPAIRSAVEQFFGQEPRTDLNPDQIVALGAATQAAILNDIEVPAVSTTNIVPSTEVSQGEAAINEGSNPILIDALPRTLGVELQEPKTNDTYFQPLIQSGESIPARAEINVTPVRAHQTKTRFTIYQGDEGTLEGNDEIGELVLGPYPPKELDEYSQRATMEIDSDGIITFTAVSLDADVSDTTEIETRFNREEETLGGTNPDLPALHR
- a CDS encoding IS1595 family transposase, which translates into the protein MFPLRRFVSESAAADLLQQVRWRDGVECPRCRSDLTVRNGSYRVYQRYLCKNCGRTFNDKTDTIFAHSKLKLKEWYFTIYVFLRFNTSIRQIEAELNLSYRTVRLRVERFAKALDAPSITLSGPVEIDEVYVSAGKKGRERDRESRSRGLSTRGRGSYAGDKPPVFTLVDRGSDDRYVVPAKSADESTIRLLLENHDEESLTVYTDGFRAYEPLEEDDAFTRKYVVHGDGEYADGDIHVNTCESHASLTRRWLSPHRGVSKDKLTPYLRAFQLRRELYRKPGEEALKLALNAVL
- a CDS encoding NERD domain-containing protein translates to MDFIPTEVDTGQRGSEAELPVWDAIKSAFGADDLGIAYYKYPVIDKSGEDYVREPDFVVLHQELGLIVIECKGYQIDHIDTIQGQVWNLQGLTQSKAKPHPQARDQAFKIRSYFARESELTDEMGRCKIPVNVFIALPNISREEWTECGYDELPSTPRVLTSDDLSPQSLRDQLNKTPKMEALSSEEFRAARSVLGGGTVIGNEGTAAPPDPTTKGEFYDTVEQRLPKLDQKQEEIGIQIPPGPQRIRGIAGSGKTILMAMKAARMHAKHPEWDIAVTFMTKSLYPQIQSLISRFYWHFAEEEPNWNKLRLLHGWGGHTVLDGMYYVLSQNTQTHEFLNVGDARARFGRFEKTPDLLDSCCGSLIESGEVPTMFDAVLIDEAQDFLPNFFKMCREALREPKRLVWAYDEAQSLNSLTAPRSENIFGTNDDGELLVDLSGSYEGGIQKSQIMRKAYRSPREVLMAAHYFGMGLKREQGAVQAITTKPGWENLGYEVVDGDFRRTGEDVRIRRPEENSPHPLSEHEEARPFVRFSAAETKREEIELIAESISQDITAHGLDPEQIMVILLDRETQENADEPTDRLDEATADDIVFNRVWDGESSVFAVDDEVTVTRINRAKGNEAAMVYISGLEHVDNVSSGQSLVRRRNQAFVAMTRTRGWCHVTGTGSCDAFDEMRSVLDGVTADEPEMVFPAPDPQSLENEMEAEPEPTTLTDFIPEEE